The Cololabis saira isolate AMF1-May2022 chromosome 20, fColSai1.1, whole genome shotgun sequence genome includes a window with the following:
- the LOC133420477 gene encoding leukocyte immunoglobulin-like receptor subfamily A member 4 — protein sequence MKEGRNDDWEYTIIKDDKPKPRLVQVSKTTPVGGNVSLSCSVENSAGWKYDWFRRTSNTKVRTNYVNGVIRVSQGGIYRCRGSRGEPTFYTETSDEVTCEITFTNKVVVMRQPKWPQIFRGETITLTCEVQGGETTEWRYEWRRSGSDTQWKYEKTWTFTASESSSGDYTCKTRCIDDPYSSTETSEAFRLLLSDEPKTQLRADVRLIPVGGRVTLSCSVNPSSSGWRYYWYRDEESSEPLTSPDAVFQSDGQISVSQGGIYWCRGGRGEPVYYTNFSDPVNIYGAAPNRAAVTLHPNWPQIYRGEKITLRCEIHGGDTEWEYEWTTSSSNKPPNLNEFTIPVSSSNTGTYKCKGRMKSKHLSTDWSDSFSLTILETSKPVLSVSPSWLSPGVSVTLSCEVKHPSAGWSFYWYKALPQIPNLSYIYELLPGSTSGTAQDSYIIDGQTHTAGYACRAGRGDPVIYTHYSQTKMVWSADPHPSASLTVSPDRVQHFSSDSVSLTCEGNSPEWRVRDSTLNNNVSTCSYWGTMTGSTCVINRLLHSNRVFWCESGSAFSNAVNITGQSESHHSFSRLQFGTLTDLS from the exons ATAAACCCAAACCCAGACTGGTTCAAGTCTCAAAAACAACACCAGTAGGAGGAAATGTGAGTCTGAGCTGTTCTGTGGAGAACTCTGCTGGATGGAAATATGACTGGTTCAGACGAACCTCAAACACGAAAGTCAGAACAAATTATGTAAATGGAGTTATTAGAGTCTCACAAGGAGGCATCTACAGGTGCAGAGGATCAAGAGGAGAACCAACCTTCTACACTGAAACAAGTGATGAAGTCACCTGTGAGATAACCT TTACAAACAAGGTTGTTGTGATGCGACAACCCAAATGGCCTCAGATATTCAGAGGTGAGACGATCACTCTGACATGTGAGGTTCAGGGAGGTGAAACCACTGAGTGGAGGTATGAATGGAGAAGATCTGGTTCAGATACACAATGGAAATATGAGAAAACGTGGACTTTCACTGCTTCTGAGTCCAGCAGTGGAGACTACACATGTAAGACCAGATGCATAGACGACCCGTATTCTTCAACAGAGACGAGTGAAGCCTTCAGATTGTTGCTATCAG ATGAACCAAAGACCCAACTGAGAGCCGACGTCAGACTCATCCCAGTTGGAGGCAGAGTGACTCTGAGCTGCTCAGTGAACCCGTCATCATCTGGTTGGAGATACTACTGGTACAGAGACGAGGAATCCTCTGAACCCCTGACCTCACCAGATGCTGTTTTCCAGTCAGATGGACAAATCAGTGTCTCACAGGGAGGAATCTACTGgtgcagaggaggaagaggagaaccAGTTTACTACACAAACTTCAGTGATCCAGTCAACATTTATGGAGCTG CTCCAAACAGAGCAGCTGTGACTCTGCACCCCAACTGGCCTCAGATATACAGAGGAGAGAAGATCACACTCCGATGTGAAATCCACGGAGGAGACACTGAGTGGGAGTATGAATGGACGACCAGCAGCTCAAACAAACCACCTAATCTAAATGAATTCACTATTCCAGTTTCTTCATCAAACACTGGAACCTACAAGTGTAAAGGCAGAATGAAAAGTAAACATCTTTCAACAGATTGGAGTGATTCCTTCAGTTTGACAATTTTAGAAA CATCCAAACCTGTCCTCTCTGTGTCTCCATCATGGCTGAGTCCTGGAGTCTCAGTGACTCTGAGCTGTGAGGTCAAACATCCGTCTGCAGGATGGAGCTTCTACTGGTATAAAGCTCTTCCTCAAATACCAAATCTGTCCTACATCTATGAGCTGCTACCTGGTAGCACCAGCGGGACTGCACAGGACTCCTACATCATTgatggacagacacacacagcaggATATGCATGTAGAGCTGGACGAGGAGACCCAGTGATCTACACTCATTACAGTCAGACTAAGATGgtctggtctgcag ATCCTCATCCTTCAGCGTCTCTCACAGTAAGTCCTGACAGAGTTCAACACTTCAGCTCTGACTCTGTCTCACTGACCTGTGAGGGAAACTCTCCTGAGTGGAGAGTGAGAGATTCCACTCTTAACAACAACGTATCTACCTGTTCCTACTGGGGGACAATGACCGGATCAACATGTGTCATTAATAGACTGCTGCACAGTAATAGAGTGTTCTGGTGTGAGTCTGGATCAGCATTCAGCAACGCAGTCAACATCACTGGACAGAGTGAGTCTCATCACAGTTTTTCAAGATTACAGTTTGGGACTCTGACAGATTTATCATAA